One Natronorubrum halophilum genomic window, CCGAATCGTCCCAACAGAATTATAATCGCCGGGGAAGGATTCGGCGTATGCGCGGACTTGCCAAAACGAGCCGAGAGTACGGTGAAATGGAACTCGTCGACCTCGAGCGGCCGGAGCCGGCGGCCGGAGAGGCGCTGATCGAAGTCGACTACGCCGGACTCTGTGGGAGCGACGCGGGAATCTACAAGTTCAAATCGGCCTTCGAACGGATGACGATGCCGACCGTCATCGGTCACGAGTACACCGGTAGGGTCGTCGAAGTCGGCGACGGCGTTTCCGACTTCGCCGTCGGCGACCGCGTCGTCGAACGACCGATCCGCGGCTGCGGTTCCTGTTATCAGTGTCGACTCGGCGAGGAGAACGTCTGTCAAGATTCGGTCATTACCGGCGTCGATCACGACGGCGCGTACGCGGGATACATTTCCGTTCCGGAAACCGCGCTTCAACACGTTCCCGACGGCGTCGACCCCAAGCACGCCGCTCTCGTCGAACCGACGAGCATCGGCGCTCGAGCCGTGATCCAGAACTCGCGCGTCGGTGCCGGCTCGCGCGTCATGGTCGCCGGCCCGGGGCCGATCGGGCTCCTGACGGCCCAGATCGCCGATTCGCAGGGCGGTGACGTCGTCGTCGCCGGCGTCGGTAGCGACACGAGTTACCGGCTCCCGCTGGCCGAAGAACTCGGCTTCCGGACCCTCAACGTCGAGGAGCACGATCTCGAGACGGCTCGCGAGGAACTGACCGACGGAGCCGGTTACGACGTCGTGTTCGACACGACGGGTCATCCCTCCGGCCTGACGATGGCCGTCGACGAGGTGCGAAAGGGTGGCCAGATCGTGCTGGTCGGACAAACTGGCGAAACCACGATGGCGTACTCGCCGCTCGTCCGCGCCGAAATCGATCTTCAGTGTTCCTACGCCTCGACCTGGGAGGACTTCGAACGATCGCTCCGGTTGATCGAATCCGGCGACGTCGACCTCGAAACGTTCCTCGACGATCGCTACTCGCTGCTCGAGGCCGACGAGGCGTTCGAATCCTTCTTGGCCGGAGAAACCTGCAAGCCCGTCTTCGACGTGAGCGTGGTCCGGGAGTAGGGGTCGGTGAAGCCGTCCGATGCGTCCGACACTTCGAAGAGATACTCGAGAGCTAGCCGGATTTATTATATCTAACAAGATTATTGCTCCAATCTAACATTCACCAAAGATTATTTGAGAGGTGGTTGTATAGGTGCGGGTATGGCGCTGGAGAGTCCGGTAGTCGTATTCGGTATTGGATTGATCGCTGTTATCGCACTGTTGGTCTGGTTACGCGTTCCAGCCTTCATCGGACTGGTCCTCGCATCGTTGATCGTCGGCGCGGCGACGGCCGAAGTGCCGATGGCCGACGTTCCCAGCGAGACGGCGACCGCGTTCGGTGAGACGATGATCGGGGTCGGTATTCCGATCCTGATGGCAGCGGTGATCGGGAAGACAATGATGGAGAGCGGGGCCGCCGAGCGGATCGTTCGCTGGTTCCAGTCGCTCACCGGCGAGGATTACTCGTATCTCGCCCTGGGCGGCTCGAGCGGCGTGCTCGCGATACCCGTCTTCTTCGACAACGTCTTCTTCCTGCTCGCACCGCTGGCCCGGTCGATGCGCGCGCGGACCGGCCGCGACTACGCGCTGTTCATCACCATCGTCGGTGCCGCCGGGGTGACCGCACACGGGTTCGTCCCGCCAACGCCCGGACCGCTCGCGGTCTCACTGGAACTCGGTGTCGACCTCGGGTTGACCATGCTGGTCGGCCTCTTCGTCGCGATTCCGATCGTGATCGTGTCGGGAGTTCTCTACGGGAAGTGGATCAACCGACACGTCAACGTACCGCTTCGCGAGACGATGGGATCGTCCGTCGAACGCGTCGAGGAACTGGCCAACCGACCGCTCTCCGACCTACCGGGGATGTTCGAGGCGATGCTGCCGATCCTGCTCGCGGTGTTCCTGGTCGCGTCGAACACGACACTCGATTACCTCATCGATATGGCCGAAGAGGGCTCCCTCGGACTCGGCGCGTTTCAGGAAACGCTCGAGGCGCTCACGCCGGCGACCGCCTTTATCGGCGATCCGAACTTCGCGCTGACCGCCGCCGCGCTCGCGTCCGCGGTGACCTTCTACCGAATGGAGTCGCTGACGCGAGAGGCGTGGTCCGACGAACTCGTCGACGCGCTCCAGAGCGGCGGTCACATCGCGGCGATCACGGCCGCCGGCGGCGCGTTCGGTGCGATGCTGGCGGCGTCGGGCATCGGCGACTACATCGCCACCACCCTCGAGGGGCTCGGCATTCCGCTCTTGGTCGCCGGTTTCGTCATCGCGGCGACGATTCGCATCGCACAGGGATCGGCGACGGTCGCCCTGCTCACGACCGCGGGGATCATGGCACCGCTCGTAGGCGATCTGACGGTTCATCCGGTCTACCTGGTCATGATCATCGGCGCGGGCGGATCGATCTTCTCGTGGTACAACGATAGCGGCTTCTGGATCGTCAAGGAGATCGGCGGCTTGACGCAGGCGGAGACGTTCAAGATCTGGACGGCACTGACGACGATCGTTTCGCTGACCGGCTTCGT contains:
- a CDS encoding zinc-dependent alcohol dehydrogenase, coding for MRGLAKTSREYGEMELVDLERPEPAAGEALIEVDYAGLCGSDAGIYKFKSAFERMTMPTVIGHEYTGRVVEVGDGVSDFAVGDRVVERPIRGCGSCYQCRLGEENVCQDSVITGVDHDGAYAGYISVPETALQHVPDGVDPKHAALVEPTSIGARAVIQNSRVGAGSRVMVAGPGPIGLLTAQIADSQGGDVVVAGVGSDTSYRLPLAEELGFRTLNVEEHDLETAREELTDGAGYDVVFDTTGHPSGLTMAVDEVRKGGQIVLVGQTGETTMAYSPLVRAEIDLQCSYASTWEDFERSLRLIESGDVDLETFLDDRYSLLEADEAFESFLAGETCKPVFDVSVVRE
- a CDS encoding GntP family permease gives rise to the protein MALESPVVVFGIGLIAVIALLVWLRVPAFIGLVLASLIVGAATAEVPMADVPSETATAFGETMIGVGIPILMAAVIGKTMMESGAAERIVRWFQSLTGEDYSYLALGGSSGVLAIPVFFDNVFFLLAPLARSMRARTGRDYALFITIVGAAGVTAHGFVPPTPGPLAVSLELGVDLGLTMLVGLFVAIPIVIVSGVLYGKWINRHVNVPLRETMGSSVERVEELANRPLSDLPGMFEAMLPILLAVFLVASNTTLDYLIDMAEEGSLGLGAFQETLEALTPATAFIGDPNFALTAAALASAVTFYRMESLTREAWSDELVDALQSGGHIAAITAAGGAFGAMLAASGIGDYIATTLEGLGIPLLVAGFVIAATIRIAQGSATVALLTTAGIMAPLVGDLTVHPVYLVMIIGAGGSIFSWYNDSGFWIVKEIGGLTQAETFKIWTALTTIVSLTGFVVVMVLSTLFPLI